The stretch of DNA ATGTTGacgtatttatatttatttgtattttgtgcATCAGTGGGACAGTCCTGAACGAGGCTGGAACAACCACATCCATGTCCTGGACCTGGACACTTCAGCATGGAGTCAACCCATCACTCAGGTGAAGACGTGCAGCAGCGCCACCTTATGGGCATTAATGCAAACTGGGGATGAACGATGCATCTGCAGTGACACCTGCAAAGAGAGGtagaataaatgaataaagaaaaataaataaatgaaaaagaatcaagaaaaaataataaagtgtaagtaaaaaagaaagaaataaaaaattatatttatttatatagaccAGAGCATCGATGTCGACCCGGTTTCTCAGAGCTTCATCCCAATTAAAAAGCCATTACAGTGATTGAGTGGTTCTGCGTGGTTCTGTGTGGTTCTGAGTGGTTCTGAGTGGTTCTGAGTGTTCCTGTCGGCGTGTTTCAGGGGAACACGCCGTCCCCCAGAGCAGCTCACACATGTGCCACGGTGGGAAACCGCGGTTACGTGTTCGGAGGGCGATTCAAGGTGAGCGAAGCTCTGCTCCTTCCAGTCTGTATGTTTTCTGCCACAATACTTTTATTACAGTAATATAATGTTAAGATCATAAATCCTTCAGATGAGCCATTTAAACAGTCTGAGCTGAAGGTTTACTGGGGAATGTTTGGTattaattatgtaaaaatagtcaaattgAGTTACAGAAATGCAAACATTCAATATATTTTGCTCCGATCCTCCCaaacacttttattgtttttctccagaATTACAGACTGAACGATTTGTATTACATCAACCTGGAGACGTGGGAGTGGCATGAAATGTAAGTTTGAACTTGGACTGTGATCACAACtagtgattattttagttatcgattaatctGTTAATAGGATAGAAAAAATGCCACATTTCACTGATTATTCATGTATGCCTTTTATAtgtaatattagaaatgcaataaaagatgcaaataaatgattcaattcattgttttatgtcctaaaatgcaataacagcagcttgattatttgttgaaaagaaagcatcttcaggaaaaaaaacattaacatttgtattttttattgtttttagcttGAAATGGAGGCACTGGGTCTCATTCTTGTTCAGATTTTAGATAAAGAtgtttaatttctgtaaaaatcaTGCAGATTAGACAACGGgttgaagcagaaatgaaatcTAAATTAATCAGCTTctcttgatttgttttcttgataataaaaggaaaaactgactCATTCTGACCCGTTTTGACTCATTCTGACCCGCTTTGACTCATTCTGACCCGTTTTGACTCATTCTGACCCGCTTTGACTCATTCTGACCCGTTTTGACTCATTCTGACCCGTTTTGACTCATTCTGACCCGTTTTGACTCATTCTGACCCGCTTTGACTCATTCTGACCCGctttgttgctgtttctgcaGGAGCGTTCCTCAGCATCCTGTGGGCCGGTCCTGGCATTCCTTCACTCCAGTTTCACCAGATCACATCTTCCTGTTTGGAGGTTTCAccacagagagagaaacactCAGTGAGTTTTGTATTTGGATTCCCAGGCTGAGTGATCGTTTGAACAGGAAGTCATTCTGAAACGCTGTACCGATCCTCCAGGTGACGCGTGGCTGTACTGCGTCAGCAGGAACGACTGGAAACCGTTCAAGCACAGCTACACGCAGAGCCCCAGGTAAGCATCCTGTCCTGCCGAACGCCGCCGCTCCGCCGAACGCCTCCTCTCTGCTGAacgcctctctctctctgcgttGCAGGCTGTGGCACACGGCGTGCTCCGGGCCGGACGGTGAGGTGTTTGTGTTCGGAGGCTGCGCCAACAACCTGTTGTCTCATCAGAGAGCTGTAAGCTGAAAATCCTCCAGGTTAtgaccacttcctgtctcagACCGTCTCTCATCCTGTTTTCCTCCTCCTGACAGGCTCACAGCAACGAGCTGCTGATTTTTAACGTCCAGCCCAAATCGTTAGTCGGGTGAGTGTTTAAAGCTTCAGgaagtaacttttattaaaatatggttttcacatttttgttaaagGGGCGGTATGAAGTAAAATCAACTTATTTTAACGTTTGATCGCGTTTTAACTTAATTCGCTCATCAGAAACATTCCAGGACttttgccttgattctttcatgcatgtttgagaaaccatttaatcaccatggcaaccattcagctgttcaaaatgcctggtggtacctagccccgccttcgagacacagctcctccttATGAGCTGCTGCCTGTCAGAGCAGCacccactctgctccttcagactagccagtagcaattagcaaacacctggtggaacagcTGAGCCacttctcagagcaacactggtaaaaacgtttagatgatgacttcctgaaagagcaggagtttttagagacagaggcccaatttcaaggcattaaattatgaCATAATTGGTTTTtgcaaacaaccaatcagagccaggaggcgggtctagcgctgtcaatcaacctcataaATACGCTGCGAAATATGTTAATGGCAGAGAGTCAACTCATCCTTACAGGAAAACCTCtgtcggtggccatgctaactagcattaacTTTCACAACAGGCTTTATGATTGACACCACTaggacccgcctcctggctctgattggttgtttctagttaacACCGGGAGACGGCAGAGGAGacacagtttttctgtttcattctaTACTGTAACAGTTTCaactaatatgtaaaaataatttttataaaagttgcagcAGGAAGTGTTCTTCTTTTAGCCGCTAACGGACCTGTGCTCCTCAGGTTCTGCATGGAGGCGGTTCTGCAGCACCGGGAACGGCTGTCCTCTCACTGGGACTGCCTGCCCAAACACCTGCTGCACAGCCTGAAGCAGAGGATGACCCGGGTCAACACGCTGGGCTCCTAGAACCAGGCAGAACCCACCAGCTAGCTCTGCTGG from Xiphophorus hellerii strain 12219 chromosome 19, Xiphophorus_hellerii-4.1, whole genome shotgun sequence encodes:
- the klhdc2 gene encoding LOW QUALITY PROTEIN: kelch domain-containing protein 2 (The sequence of the model RefSeq protein was modified relative to this genomic sequence to represent the inferred CDS: inserted 2 bases in 1 codon), with translation MAEREAGMEEDAGNLPARDGDDGEDEAFWGGRRLFRVVDRRDEDEQPVDXEDDEEAPESFELDSPAERSGHIAVVDRNIMYVWGGYKNGQNHGFFDLYLPRNEVWTYNMESGVWMKHVAGGNLHTSMSGSCGTCLDGVLYLFGGHHARGNTNRIYRLPLRAPSLVWEEMRDLKGLPPSPKDKLGCWVHKNRLIFFGGYGYTPQGSHRGTFETDETSSLNWDSPERGWNNHIHVLDLDTSAWSQPITQGNTPSPRAAHTCATVGNRGYVFGGRFKNYRLNDLYYINLETWEWHEMSVPQHPVGRSWHSFTPVSPDHIFLFGGFTTERETLSDAWLYCVSRNDWKPFKHSYTQSPRLWHTACSGPDGEVFVFGGCANNLLSHQRAAHSNELLIFNVQPKSLVGFCMEAVLQHRERLSSHWDCLPKHLLHSLKQRMTRVNTLGS